The window TAATATGTCATTTCTGCATCTTACATTTTGGGTCTTGCAAGTAATCTCTGGCGAAATCTAGATGCTTCTACGCAACATTTAAACAGAATGAAAAAAATAAGCcgaaccgacgataatagaacaaatcaaatcaaatcgaaCCGAATCAAAGTATTAAAGTGACAAGAAACATTGATTTgtaattggtttgatttgatttcgTGTTGAGAGGGAAAAAAGACTATATTTGAGTTGGTTGGTATTAATTAAGTCAAATGTAAACCAAAAGaatcttataaaagaaatttttttttatgGCATGAACCTTAGATTTTTAATTAAGGATCGAAATATTTTATTATTGCACcatatctatctatatttatatataaagtTGGGAATAGAAAAGGTGATATGGCACCTTGCTATGACCATCatttgtatttatctattttctccttctttttttttttgcaatttcTCCTTCATTCTCTGTCATTTGTTTGGATATTTTAATAGTTTGCTTCTTCTGTCCTCCCGTATAATTActtatttaaaagaaatgagaCACTGGTGCACCTACTTTTCAACATCTCTCTCTATATATGTGTGTGATTAGTCTCTATTGGAGAAGAATGTATAATGTATTTTGAATATATGAGAAAAAATCTTTCATTTATTTTGGTTAATGTATAATGTATATAAACACGTTCGTTTAAATATTATTTACATATTTCATTGTTCTTCTACCTTtctatgctttttaattgtgtgtcaaaAGTTATCGAATGCCACCGaaaaataataagcaaaataaCAGCTACAACTTATTTTTAATTGGTGATTGAGATGATCATGACCAAACAAAAAATTGAAaacttaaaagaaaaagaaagataatATCAACATGATAAAGAGTTAGAATTAATGCATAGAAAGCAAAGAgagttaaaaataaataataacatgGTAAGGAAACTAATAGAAAAGTTTATATGCATCAAGATGTAAGTAAATATCAATCATTTAAAGTATATTTGgcaagaaaaaatatatattgatATGTCGGAGTTACAAAGGTGTAACATGATGAACTCAGTAAACGATAATTGTGTAACAATAATAACCGATATAGAATTTATACAAAAGGAAAGGTTTAAAATGTAAGGTAATTTTTAGTTTTTGCTGAAAGAAGGTTTTGAGATAATTTAAAAAGTAGAACATTACAAAGGCGTGGATGTACATCCAAAAGGAGGAAAAACGTGAAGAATCCACcttaagttttaaaattatttacaaatatgtaattgttatgaatatattatattatggatgttcatttagtactccgttataAATAAGCTTCTTGAAGAAGTTTATCcgtatgagactccgccgtaaatatgtttatctatttagtactctattggaaataagcttcctgaagaagcttatccttttggtactccgttatggataaatattacccatgatagaagattatctatatctggcacaacaacttagagtagcagcttacacagcagcttgtagCAGCAACTTACAAGCagtttacacagcagcttgcagtagcagcttacacagcagcttcctttcttctataaatagaagagaattcagttcattatgtatataAGTTTGAAGTtagaataatatatcagtttctctctatacttgtctttactttacagtctttattttataacagtaaTCTATCTTTTGTTGCTTATTTTAGCATTTTACATGTATCCTCAAAGAACAAGATTTCAGCGTGCAAGTTCTAAATTTTTGCGTTGCAAAGGGCAAGAGGTGGTCTTCCTAACGATGTTTTATCAATAATTGAAAAGTTTGTATTTCATCTTCTCAAGTTTCTGGAAAAAAACTTCTCAAGGTTTCATTTAAATAAACTTTCATCTTCTCAGTATATAACTAATAATAATTTAAGATTCTTTTCGTATAAGTTTTAAGATGAAAGTTAtgtaatattaattttaatttttggttttaatttttatttattaaattttaattaatCTTCCTTAATTAAACAAAACTTAAATAAGCTTTCGTCGTAACATATAATATATTATAATTTATATTGAACTATATATTCTAACTAAACCAAAATTATGAATTAATCCAAAAGTATGTTATTTATAGTCCTAAGTGTTCTCTTTTTCATAAAAAGAGATATATTGTAGTACATAAATTCGCTGTACTCTCTACTAATCTTTCTAAAAATTTATGTATGCATTATAAACCGTGCCAAGCACTGATAAATTTACTAGTTTCATGATAACACGAGTATGGACAGGTCAGCATCGTAAAAAAAGATTGGAAATGCCAACTGTGCCATAAAAATTGTTGTGGCACCAAATATAAAATGGTGAGCTGTCATGTCGGTGAAGAGGAGTTGGTAATGGTATTAACTGATCTCAGCTTTGCTTGCTTTATTCCAAGTCTAGAACGTTCCTCCTCAAAGAAAAATgacccttttttttttcttattgaaAGCAGAGAATATAAATCCTAATATTGTTAAAAAAGTAGTTTTAAAAATATTCTAATTTCTATACATTTCCACTTGCTTCGGTTAAAATTAAGATTATCAatttattaataaaatttaatattaattaaaaataatatttgcCTTCATTTTCTGCATTATTATTAATTCATGGAGAAAAATAAAACATTAGGGAAACAAAATCTCTATACAAGCCATGTTTTTTACAAGATTAAGACTTAGTTATGTTGTTAAATATATTTTGAGTACTTACTAATATTTATATATTAGAGATTTGTATGTTAATAAAGAGTATTATTAAAAAGGGTCGTGGCAGAgtgataatattttttaaattttaatgaaATTTTTGGTGGGAGTGTGAATATTGATTACTACGCCAAAACAAGTAAAAATAATGAAATATGGagaaattatttaattattaaaataaaataatctaaAATAAAGCCAAATAAATACTGAAGAAAACTGTCTTAAATTGGAATTAATGTTGTTAGTACTGATTCTTTCCTGATAGAGATACTCCATCTAACACTTACTCTTTCACTGGTTTCTCCTACCTTGCATTAGACCCAAAGAAAAACTTCACCAAAAACCCAAGAAAATCTATAAATACCCAAAAAGTTTCAATTTTTAATCAAACCCACATCTCAAAATTCAATTAACTTGCACTTAAAATTCTCTTCACTCATTTCCCCATTTTCATTTCTCTTTAAAATCCCACCATTTTCTTAACCTAAGTCATAAAAATGGTAGCTTTAAAGATGAAAGTATTGGGATTTATGCTAATAATGCTTACAATTTTTGCATTTGCAAAAGGGGATGAAAACGAATCATCTAAGCCACCAACAATAGTAAAAATAGTGAAGGGTAAAAAAATGTGTGTTAAAGATTGGGAGTGTAATAAGTTATCAAGATTTTGTTGTAATTTGACAATTTCAGATTATTTTGAGACTTACCAATTTGAGAATTTGTTTGTTAAGAGGAATTCACCTGTAGCTCATGCTGTTGGTTTTTGGGATTATAAATCTTTTATTACTGCTTCAGCTCTTTATCAGCCTCTTGGATTTGGTACTACTGGTGGTAAGCAAATGCAGATGAAAGAAATTGCTGCTTTTCTTGGCCATGTTGGTAGTAAAACTTCTTGTAAGTTCTCAAAGTATATCTTCTTCTTTCTTCAATCATCTAGTTttaagagtgtgtgtgtgtgtgtgtgtgtgttatgtGTGTGTATTGCGTAATATTGTCATGAGATGTTTAAATGGAGTAACGTGGTCAGTGAAAATTCTATAACCGACCCAACTTGTTTAGGACTGAGACGAAGTCgttgtttttgttgttgatgCATCTAGTTCTCACTGGCCAGGCTATGGGGTAGTAATAGTTCCGAATTTGTGCCATAGAAAGCACACTATGGGGTTTCTGCTGCTTCCGATCCGATAGAATTCCATTCTCAAGGCTCAAACTAGAGACTTTTGGTTAAGAGTGAACAAAATCATCCCACCATACCCTTAGGTGGTGACTGGTGAGCTCATAATGTCAGTGCATGGATAAACATCAGATTGGAGGATTTCTAATTTTGTGGAACTCCTAGTTTGTTTTAAAAAGTAAATTATTGAGTATTATGATGAAATGCGTTCTAGATTGAGTGGAATGGATATAGAGGATTCATATATCTGACACGGATTAGTACATACATGATTGAGGCATACTTGTTTGTTGTTTGCCTGTTATATTCATTTCAATAATCTTATATAGATCTctgtttttcgtttttttttcctTTGATGTCCTTTGTGACGCTTTGTTGCTCAGAAAATGGTGAAAAGATGCATGGAGAAATGTTTAGATCATGGAGATATTTGATTCCCTTCAGATTTGGAAGTAAATATTAAGAAATTTTACTTAGGAAACTCAAGAAATTGAGAATGATTTTTGAAACTAAGAGAAGGTCATGACAAGTTTTGATCTTAGAAGGATTTTGATGTATGGGTCATGATTAAAACTTAATTTGATCTAACATAATAGTACTTAGAAAAGAACACTTGCGGAAAATCACCGGTTTCATAACCATCTTGTTTGAGGCTAGTTTGCGTCTTGATCTTGAGGAATGTGATTGGGGCCTTGAGAATCTGGTGCAATTAACTTCTGTTGAGCTAATTCTACAGATGTCTGAGCAATTTAGTTTGCCTAGTCCACATAATATGATACAAAAACGGGGCACCAATTCTTCTGCTGTTCCAACAGATTATCTGTCTGTTTTGATGATCTGACTAGTGTATGTTCAGTTTGAGACAGCCACTTAGGATTGTCTCCATCTAAAGATCGGTTAGATTGTTGCTTGATCTGTATCTCTCTGTGTATCTGGACGCGTGCGCTGTGTTAAAGCTATTCTCGAGATGTGCTAGTGAAATGGTTCCTTAGTACTATACCAGTTTAAAAAAAAAGTGATATGGTTCGTTAGTTGATAGAGTTAAATTTACTTCAAAGCAGATGATTGTTGGATTTACTTCTTCATCCTGATTGCTTAAGTTGTTTCCAGGGGTATGTTCAATGGTTTGTCAGTTGTATTGTAGTGAATCCATGCTGTATTGAAATGGATAATCGGAATCACATACACAAATATAAGAGTTCATCTCCAGATATTACAAATACTCCAAAACTAGAAACCAAAACttctaaggaagaagaaaataaaaagggaaGAAAGGAGGTTCCAGATCTAACAAACTAAGTCAAATAAAATAAACTAACTTCATAGCATAGCCCTAATAGAATATGTTCTCTACTATATATATAGGCATCTTGGGCACTACTTTCAACCAGGGTCCCAAATGTAATTTGACAGAATCCCAAATGAGTCCCACATAATGGGTACATTCGTAACACAGTTGTATCACCATACATTTCTTCTAGTGGGTGTCAACCACAGTATAttacatcacaataacaacataGCCATTGTGGTCTCACAAGTGGGGCCCCTACCTCATGTGAGGTAGAGGCCGTTTACGATAGACACTCAGCTCAACAATCAACCACAGTATATTACGTTTTAATAATCCTCTTGTTGATTCGGCCGTGCTTGCCCTTGTATTGAACTCTTTTTTCTTTCGGCCAATTTTACGACTTTATGTAAACAGGTGGTTATGGAGTCGCCACTGGCGGACCATTCGCTTGGGGGCTGTGCTATAACAAGGAAATGAGTCCTAGCCAAGATTATTGTGATGATTTCTTCAAATTAACCTACCCGTGCTCTCCTGGAGTTCAATATTATGGTCGTGGTGCCCTGCCTATATACTGGTAAACATTGTGTTACCAATTTGTCTAGATTATCTATTAATTCTTCTTTGTTATCAACACACCACTCAGTCCCATTGAGTTCTCTTCTCTGTTATGGTGTTGTTTTAGTTGTGTGATTTGACATTAACTTTTAACTTATTTAGCAACAAGATAGAACTTTgttaaaggaaaaagaaaagtctTTTAGCTCATTTGATATTTGTCACAACATTTGCATTCCAATTAACATAATTCAAGCTAAAGTTGAATGATAAGGCCTATTACAAACCTCTGCGGCTGCCTGAGCGGATGCCTGTTTCTTTATTTGATTAAGTATTGAGTTCATTCTTCTAGCATATACAAGCACTAATGATATGTTTATCCTTGGTACTTTTACCTAGGAACTACAACTACGGAACTATAGGAGAAGCATTAAAGATAGATCTGTTGAATCATCCCGAATACATTGAACAA is drawn from Nicotiana tomentosiformis chromosome 12, ASM39032v3, whole genome shotgun sequence and contains these coding sequences:
- the LOC104109727 gene encoding chitinase-like protein 2, producing the protein MVALKMKVLGFMLIMLTIFAFAKGDENESSKPPTIVKIVKGKKMCVKDWECNKLSRFCCNLTISDYFETYQFENLFVKRNSPVAHAVGFWDYKSFITASALYQPLGFGTTGGKQMQMKEIAAFLGHVGSKTSCGYGVATGGPFAWGLCYNKEMSPSQDYCDDFFKLTYPCSPGVQYYGRGALPIYWNYNYGTIGEALKIDLLNHPEYIEQNATLAFQAAIWQWMNPVKKGQPSAHDAFVGNWKPTKNDTLSKRVPGFGTTMNILYGDNVCNQGDVDSMNNIISHYLYYLDLMGVGREEAGPHDILTCAEQKPFNPSSSSTASS